A single genomic interval of Zunongwangia sp. HGR-M22 harbors:
- a CDS encoding ceramidase domain-containing protein has product MNLLLFADHPNDSGPIYRETVLGRFPVEPFNTLSNIFFIAIVIYFSYRVYRNYREQWFLSFALPVLFIGWLGGTIYHATRSHEIWLLMDWVPIVILCLSSSLYFASKASNKKRQVVGLMVLVLLLVIGIKFIPFKSHGENYGYISSAIGVILPIAIHIWQTKFRHAKFMAFAVLSFIVAISFRALDRYIHFSMGTHWLWHSFGAFTVFFLMKYIYLDAKRSNLEP; this is encoded by the coding sequence ATGAACTTGTTGCTTTTCGCCGATCACCCGAATGATTCGGGGCCAATTTACAGGGAAACTGTGCTGGGAAGATTTCCCGTAGAACCCTTTAATACGCTTAGTAACATATTTTTTATAGCGATTGTAATTTACTTCTCCTATCGCGTTTATAGAAATTATAGAGAACAGTGGTTCTTAAGTTTCGCGCTCCCGGTTTTGTTTATAGGCTGGCTTGGCGGAACCATTTATCATGCTACCAGAAGTCACGAAATATGGCTTTTAATGGATTGGGTGCCTATTGTGATACTATGTTTATCATCCTCACTTTATTTTGCTTCAAAGGCCAGTAATAAAAAGAGACAGGTAGTTGGTTTAATGGTTTTGGTGCTCTTGCTTGTTATTGGTATTAAGTTTATTCCGTTTAAATCGCATGGAGAAAACTATGGATATATTTCCTCTGCGATAGGTGTAATTTTGCCTATTGCAATACATATATGGCAAACAAAATTTAGGCATGCTAAATTTATGGCCTTTGCAGTATTAAGCTTTATTGTAGCGATAAGTTTTAGAGCTTTAGATCGCTATATTCATTTTTCGATGGGAACCCATTGGTTGTGGCACAGTTTCGGTGCTTTCACTGTTTTCTTTTTAATGAAGTATATTTATCTGGATGCCAAAAGATCTAATTTAGAACCCTAA